The following are encoded together in the Streptomyces tsukubensis genome:
- a CDS encoding geranyl diphosphate 2-C-methyltransferase yields MPNSELTTGTSVFIPAPASPYQGDIARYWDEEARPVNLRLGDVDGLYHHHYGIGDVDHDALGSTADSAYEKKLIAELHRLESAQAELLLDQLGSIGRDDTVVDAGCGRGGSMVMAHQRFGCRAEGVTLSAKQADFTNGRARELGIGDHVHAQVCNMLATPFATGQAAASWNNESSMYVDLHDLFAEHSRVLSVGGRYVTITGCWNPRYGQPSKWVSQINAHFECNIHSRREYLKAMVDNRLVPQTIIDLTPATLPYWELRATSSLVTGIEEAFINSYKDGSFQYVLIAADRI; encoded by the coding sequence GTGCCCAACAGTGAACTCACCACCGGTACTTCCGTGTTCATCCCCGCCCCGGCATCGCCCTACCAGGGTGACATCGCCCGCTACTGGGACGAGGAGGCCAGGCCCGTGAACCTGCGCCTCGGAGATGTCGACGGTCTCTACCACCACCACTACGGTATCGGCGACGTCGACCATGACGCCCTCGGATCCACCGCTGACAGCGCGTACGAGAAGAAGCTGATCGCCGAACTGCACCGCCTGGAGTCGGCACAGGCCGAACTCCTCCTGGACCAGCTCGGCTCGATCGGACGTGACGACACGGTCGTGGACGCGGGCTGTGGGCGAGGCGGATCGATGGTCATGGCCCATCAGCGGTTCGGCTGCCGGGCCGAGGGGGTCACTCTCTCCGCCAAACAGGCCGATTTCACCAACGGTCGCGCCCGCGAACTCGGCATCGGCGACCACGTCCACGCCCAGGTGTGCAACATGCTCGCCACGCCGTTCGCGACGGGGCAGGCCGCGGCCTCGTGGAACAACGAGTCGAGTATGTATGTCGACCTGCACGACCTCTTCGCCGAGCACTCCCGCGTCCTCTCGGTCGGCGGACGCTACGTGACCATCACCGGCTGCTGGAACCCTCGGTACGGTCAGCCCTCGAAGTGGGTGTCGCAGATCAACGCGCACTTCGAGTGCAACATCCACTCCCGCAGGGAGTACCTGAAGGCCATGGTCGACAACCGTCTCGTACCACAGACGATCATCGACCTGACCCCCGCGACCCTGCCCTACTGGGAGCTGCGGGCCACGTCTTCGCTGGTCACAGGCATCGAGGAGGCGTTCATCAACTCGTACAAGGACGGCTCCTTCCAGTACGTCCTGATCGCGGCCGACCGTATCTGA
- a CDS encoding family 2 encapsulin nanocompartment cargo protein terpene cyclase gives MPDAGPSPLQSRPHDAAAAPTGAHHRVTGTPGHSPDGGDPLPRSVPEGAAVPRQPNQALERILRGPSGLGTTGLHLCRTEEALSPPEAGAPAEGEPIPGLYHHPVPQPDPARVEEVGRRIKAWAVDEVQAFPPEWEDQFDGFSVGRYMVACHPDAPTVEHVMVATRLMVAENAVDDCYCEDHGGSPIGLGSRLLLAHTALDPLHTTKAYEPEWLDSLGSDAPRRAYRSAMEYFDRQATSSQTDRYRHDMARLHLGYLAEAAWAETDHVPEVWEYLAMRQFNNFRPCPTITDTVGGYELPADLHARPAMQRVIALAGNATTIVNDLYSYTKELNSPGRHLNLPVVIADLEGVSDRDAYLKAIEVHNDLMHDFETEAAALAAACPVPSVLRFLKGVAVWVDGNHYWHQTNTYRYSLPDFW, from the coding sequence ATGCCCGATGCCGGGCCCTCCCCTCTGCAGTCGCGCCCCCATGACGCCGCGGCGGCCCCCACCGGTGCTCACCACCGCGTCACCGGCACGCCAGGACACAGCCCGGACGGCGGCGACCCGCTCCCTCGGAGCGTCCCGGAGGGCGCCGCCGTGCCACGGCAACCGAATCAGGCCCTGGAACGGATCCTGCGCGGCCCCAGTGGTCTGGGCACGACCGGCCTGCACCTGTGCAGGACCGAGGAGGCTCTGTCTCCCCCGGAGGCCGGGGCCCCGGCGGAGGGTGAACCGATCCCCGGCCTCTACCACCATCCGGTGCCACAACCGGACCCGGCGCGCGTGGAGGAGGTGGGTCGCAGGATCAAGGCGTGGGCGGTGGACGAGGTCCAGGCTTTTCCCCCGGAGTGGGAGGACCAGTTCGACGGCTTCTCCGTCGGCCGCTACATGGTCGCCTGTCATCCGGACGCGCCCACGGTCGAACATGTGATGGTCGCGACGCGGCTGATGGTCGCCGAGAACGCTGTCGATGACTGCTACTGCGAGGATCACGGCGGCTCCCCCATCGGGCTCGGCAGCCGCCTGCTGCTGGCGCACACGGCCCTCGATCCCCTGCACACGACCAAGGCGTACGAGCCCGAGTGGCTCGACTCGCTCGGCTCCGACGCGCCTCGGCGTGCCTACCGCTCCGCCATGGAGTACTTCGACCGGCAGGCCACAAGTTCACAGACCGACCGGTACCGGCACGACATGGCCCGTCTGCATCTCGGCTATCTCGCCGAGGCCGCGTGGGCCGAGACGGATCACGTGCCCGAGGTGTGGGAGTACCTGGCCATGCGCCAGTTCAACAACTTCCGCCCCTGTCCCACCATCACCGACACCGTGGGGGGCTACGAACTCCCCGCCGACCTGCACGCGCGGCCCGCCATGCAACGGGTCATCGCGCTGGCCGGCAACGCCACCACCATCGTGAACGACCTGTACTCGTACACGAAGGAACTGAACAGCCCCGGCCGGCACCTGAACCTGCCCGTGGTGATCGCCGACCTTGAGGGTGTCTCCGACCGGGACGCCTACCTCAAGGCGATCGAGGTGCACAACGACCTCATGCACGACTTCGAAACCGAAGCAGCCGCACTGGCGGCCGCCTGTCCCGTACCGAGTGTGCTGCGTTTCCTGAAGGGCGTGGCCGTGTGGGTGGACGGCAACCACTACTGGCACCAGACCAACACCTATCGATACAGCCTGCCCGACTTTTGGTAA
- a CDS encoding DUF4180 domain-containing protein produces MADLIEEHHGVPVLVCDSDGARISDVQDALDQLVGSAFQGAEVVAVPVERLDESFFDLRSGLAGDITQKLVNYRLRLVVVGDISGHLRAGSALEDLVRESNRGRHVWFVRDLDELFARLA; encoded by the coding sequence GTGGCTGACCTCATCGAGGAACACCACGGCGTGCCTGTCCTCGTCTGCGACAGCGACGGCGCCAGGATCTCCGATGTGCAGGACGCACTCGACCAACTCGTCGGCTCGGCCTTCCAGGGGGCGGAAGTGGTGGCCGTACCGGTGGAGAGGCTCGACGAGAGTTTCTTCGACCTCCGCAGCGGGCTCGCCGGGGACATCACGCAGAAGTTGGTGAACTACCGTCTCCGGCTTGTGGTAGTCGGGGACATCTCCGGTCATCTGCGGGCGGGAAGCGCCTTGGAGGACCTCGTCCGTGAGTCGAACCGGGGCCGCCATGTCTGGTTCGTACGCGATCTGGACGAACTCTTCGCACGTCTGGCGTAG